From the genome of Glycine max cultivar Williams 82 chromosome 2, Glycine_max_v4.0, whole genome shotgun sequence, one region includes:
- the LOC100793163 gene encoding GDSL esterase/lipase At5g37690: MPRLVFAACIFSLASIALAALPVTYIFGDSLTDVGNNNFLQYSLAKSNYPWYGIDYSGGQATGRFTNGRTIGDFISAKLGITSPPAYLSATQNVDTLLKGVNYASGGAGILNDTGLYFIERLSFDDQINNFKKTKEVISANIGEAAANKHCNEATYFIGIGSNDYVNNFLQPFLADGQQYTHDEFIELLISTLDQQLQSLYQLGARKIVFHGLGPLGCIPSQRVKSKRGQCLKRVNEWILQFNSNVQKLINTLNHRLPNAKFIFADTYPLVLDLINNPSTYGFKVSNTSCCNVDTSIGGLCLPNSKVCRNRHEFVFWDAFHPSDAANAVLAEKFFSLFSSAPSPASAPTPSP; encoded by the exons ATGCCAAGGCTAGTTTTTGCTGCATGTATCTTCTCACTTGCATCAATTGCTTTGGCAGCTCTGCCTGTGACATATATCTTTGGTGACTCCTTGACAGATGTTGGAAACAATAATTTTCTACAATATTCTTTAGCCAAATCTAACTATCCCTGGTATGGGATTGACTACAGTGGTGGCCAGGCTACTGGAAGATTCACCAATGGAAGGACTATTGGTGATTTCATAT CTGCAAAGCTTGGAATCACATCACCACCAGCTTATCTGTCAGCGACTCAGAACGTTGATACCTTACTCAAAGGTGTAAACTATGCATCTGGTGGGGCAGGAATTCTCAATGATACTGGACTTTACTTT aTTGAGAGATTATCTTTTGACGATCAAATAAACAATTTCAAGAAAACCAAAGAAGTAATTTCGGCAAACATAGGAGAGGCAGCTGCCAACAAGCATTGCAATGAAGCCACGTATTTCATTGGGATTG GCAGCAATGACTATGTCAACAATTTCTTGCAGCCGTTCTTGGCAGATGGCCAGCAATACACTCATGATGAGTTCATAGAGCTCTTAATATCAACCTTAGATCAACAACTTCAG AGTCTTTATCAGCTGGGAGCACGAAAAATCGTCTTCCATGGACTTGGTCCACTCGGTTGCATTCCATCACAGAGGGTTAAATCCAAACGAGGACAATGTCTAAAGCGAGTCAATGAATGGATCCTACAATTCAACTCCAATGTACAGAAGCTAATCAACACACTAAACCATCGTCTTCCAAATGCAAAATTCATATTTGCAGACACTTACCCGTTAGTTCTTGACTTGATCAACAATCCATCTACTTATG GTTTTAAGGTTTCAAATACATCTTGTTGCAATGTAGACACAAGTATTGGAGGTTTATGCTTGCCAAACTCAAAGGTGTGCAGAAACCGCCATGAATTTGTATTTTGGGATGCTTTCCATCCATCAGATGCAGCAAATGCTGTTCTTGCagaaaagtttttctctcttttctcatcAGCTCCTTCTCCTGCATCAGCACCAACACCTTCTCCCTAA
- the LOC100792634 gene encoding glucan endo-1,3-beta-glucosidase 2 isoform X2, producing MALHFLLLLLFAVSFVAADEEPFIGVNIGTDLSDMPHPTQVVALLKAQQIRHVRLYDADQAMLLALAKTGIQVVVTVPNEEILAIGQSNSTAANWVSRNVVAHYPATNITAICVGSEVLTTLPNAAKVLVSAIKYIHSALVASNLDRQVKVSTPLSSSIILDSFPPSQAFFNRSLNPVLVPLLDFLQSTGSYLMLNIYPYYDYMQSNGVIPLDYALFKSLPPNKEAVDSNTLLHYTNVFDAMVDAAYFAIAFLNYTNIPVVVTESGWPSKGGSNEPDATVDNANTYNSNLIKHVFNKTGTPKHPGIAVSTYIYELYNEDMKPGPLSEKNWGLFDANGTPIYILHLTESGAVLANDTSNNTFCIAKDGADPKMLQAALDWACGPGKVECSPLLQGQPCYEPDNVIAHANYAFDTYYHKMGKTPDACDFNGVATISTSDPSHGSCLFPGSVGKNGTLGNFTAPSMNSTNSDSSAYKFSSDLRIRSLLMVAGFLLWGVVLL from the exons ATGGCTCTGCATTTTCTTCTCCTCCTGCTTTTTGCAGTGTCTTTTGTTGCTGCTGATGAAG AACCATTTATAGGAGTGAATATTGGAACAGATCTCTCTGATATGCCACACCCTACTCAAGTAGTAGCTCTACTTAAAGCCCAACAAATTCGTCATGTTCGTTTGTATGATGCAGACCAAGCTATGCTCCTTGCACTTGCAAAGACAGGCATTCAGGTTGTTGTGACTGTCCCAAATGAAGAGATCCTGGCAATTGGTCAATCGAATTCCACGGCTGCCAATTGGGTTTCCCGCAACGTGGTAGCACATTATCCAGCCACCAATATCACAGCCATTTGTGTTGGTTCTGAGGTTTTAACTACCCTCCCGAATGCGGCAAAAGTACTTGTCAGTGCGATTAAATACATCCATTCAGCCCTTGTGGCATCCAATCTTGATCGCCAAGTTAAAGTTTCAACACCCCTTTCCTCATCCATCATTCTTGATTCATTTCCACCTTCTCAGGCTTTCTTTAACCGCTCACTCAATCCAGTTTTAGTCCCACTACTTGATTTCTTGCAATCCACTGGCTCTTATCTGATGCTAAACATATACCCTTACTATGACTACATGCAATCAAATGGAGTGATTCCATTAGATTATGCACTTTTCAAATCTCTCCCTCCAAACAAAGAAGCTGTTGATTCCAATACCCTCCTCCACTACACCAATGTCTTTGATGCCATGGTTGATGCTGCATACTTTGCCATAGCTTTTCTAAATTACACCAACATTCCTGTTGTGGTGACTGAGTCAGGGTGGCCCTCAAAAGGTGGCTCCAACGAACCTGATGCAACGGTGGACAATGCAAATACTTACAACAGCAATTTGATCAAACATGTGTTTAACAAAACCGGAACTCCCAAACATCCTGGAATTGCTGTTAGTACTTACATCTATGAGCTCTACAACGAGGATATGAAGCCTGGGCCATTGTCAGAGAAGAACTGGGGACTGTTTGATGCAAATGGAACACCTATTTACATTCTACACTTGACAGAGTCAGGGGCAGTCTTAGCAAATGATACCAGCAACAATACTTTCTGCATTGCAAAGGACGGTGCTGACCCGAAGATGCTGCAGGCTGCACTAGATTGGGCATGTGGACCGGGCAAGGTCGAATGCTCTCCATTGCTGCAGGGGCAACCATGCTATGAACCGGACAATGTGATTGCACATGCAAATTATGCATTTGACACTTACTATCATAAGATGGGAAAGACTCCTGATGCATGTGACTTCAATGGAGTGGCTACTATCTCCACCTCAGATCCAA GTCATGGTTCTTGTTTATTTCCTGGAAG TGTTGGCAAAAATGGAACCTTAGGTAACTTCACAGCTCCATCCATGAAttctacaaattcagattcctCAGCCTACAAATTCAGCTCTGACTTGAGAATTAGAAGCCTTTTAATGGTAGCAGGATTTCTATTATGGGGAGTGGTTTTGCTATAA
- the LOC100792634 gene encoding glucan endo-1,3-beta-glucosidase 2 isoform X1, whose translation MTPCCFLEEFLEFALWGIELNHALSYQEPFIGVNIGTDLSDMPHPTQVVALLKAQQIRHVRLYDADQAMLLALAKTGIQVVVTVPNEEILAIGQSNSTAANWVSRNVVAHYPATNITAICVGSEVLTTLPNAAKVLVSAIKYIHSALVASNLDRQVKVSTPLSSSIILDSFPPSQAFFNRSLNPVLVPLLDFLQSTGSYLMLNIYPYYDYMQSNGVIPLDYALFKSLPPNKEAVDSNTLLHYTNVFDAMVDAAYFAIAFLNYTNIPVVVTESGWPSKGGSNEPDATVDNANTYNSNLIKHVFNKTGTPKHPGIAVSTYIYELYNEDMKPGPLSEKNWGLFDANGTPIYILHLTESGAVLANDTSNNTFCIAKDGADPKMLQAALDWACGPGKVECSPLLQGQPCYEPDNVIAHANYAFDTYYHKMGKTPDACDFNGVATISTSDPSHGSCLFPGSVGKNGTLGNFTAPSMNSTNSDSSAYKFSSDLRIRSLLMVAGFLLWGVVLL comes from the exons ATGACTCCTTGCTGTTTTCTTGAGGAGTTTTTGGAGTTTGCTTTGTGGGGAATAGAACTTAACCATGCTTTGTCATATCAAG AACCATTTATAGGAGTGAATATTGGAACAGATCTCTCTGATATGCCACACCCTACTCAAGTAGTAGCTCTACTTAAAGCCCAACAAATTCGTCATGTTCGTTTGTATGATGCAGACCAAGCTATGCTCCTTGCACTTGCAAAGACAGGCATTCAGGTTGTTGTGACTGTCCCAAATGAAGAGATCCTGGCAATTGGTCAATCGAATTCCACGGCTGCCAATTGGGTTTCCCGCAACGTGGTAGCACATTATCCAGCCACCAATATCACAGCCATTTGTGTTGGTTCTGAGGTTTTAACTACCCTCCCGAATGCGGCAAAAGTACTTGTCAGTGCGATTAAATACATCCATTCAGCCCTTGTGGCATCCAATCTTGATCGCCAAGTTAAAGTTTCAACACCCCTTTCCTCATCCATCATTCTTGATTCATTTCCACCTTCTCAGGCTTTCTTTAACCGCTCACTCAATCCAGTTTTAGTCCCACTACTTGATTTCTTGCAATCCACTGGCTCTTATCTGATGCTAAACATATACCCTTACTATGACTACATGCAATCAAATGGAGTGATTCCATTAGATTATGCACTTTTCAAATCTCTCCCTCCAAACAAAGAAGCTGTTGATTCCAATACCCTCCTCCACTACACCAATGTCTTTGATGCCATGGTTGATGCTGCATACTTTGCCATAGCTTTTCTAAATTACACCAACATTCCTGTTGTGGTGACTGAGTCAGGGTGGCCCTCAAAAGGTGGCTCCAACGAACCTGATGCAACGGTGGACAATGCAAATACTTACAACAGCAATTTGATCAAACATGTGTTTAACAAAACCGGAACTCCCAAACATCCTGGAATTGCTGTTAGTACTTACATCTATGAGCTCTACAACGAGGATATGAAGCCTGGGCCATTGTCAGAGAAGAACTGGGGACTGTTTGATGCAAATGGAACACCTATTTACATTCTACACTTGACAGAGTCAGGGGCAGTCTTAGCAAATGATACCAGCAACAATACTTTCTGCATTGCAAAGGACGGTGCTGACCCGAAGATGCTGCAGGCTGCACTAGATTGGGCATGTGGACCGGGCAAGGTCGAATGCTCTCCATTGCTGCAGGGGCAACCATGCTATGAACCGGACAATGTGATTGCACATGCAAATTATGCATTTGACACTTACTATCATAAGATGGGAAAGACTCCTGATGCATGTGACTTCAATGGAGTGGCTACTATCTCCACCTCAGATCCAA GTCATGGTTCTTGTTTATTTCCTGGAAG TGTTGGCAAAAATGGAACCTTAGGTAACTTCACAGCTCCATCCATGAAttctacaaattcagattcctCAGCCTACAAATTCAGCTCTGACTTGAGAATTAGAAGCCTTTTAATGGTAGCAGGATTTCTATTATGGGGAGTGGTTTTGCTATAA